Proteins encoded within one genomic window of Sporolituus thermophilus DSM 23256:
- a CDS encoding DHH family phosphoesterase gives MEISLYDAAVKISQAGRLVLTAHIHPDGDCLGSMLALYSCLRRTGKEVTMLLDDAVPAMYQFLPGYDEIRRPVTFYDGVELLVVLDASDEERIGRVKEVVKAPILNIDHHISNTKFADYWYVDSQAAATGEIVFELLKMLNLPVDAVVACCLFTAIATDCGFFRYANTTATTLRYAAELVEKGAQPHIISENLETKPLDSIVALTKALDTLELHHDGRIAAITVDTYADGAENTEGFINYPRNIEGVELAVMFKVIDEETVRVSFRSRKTDVSKLALLFGGGGHARAAGCTIRGSLTVVKDKVFQAAIRALQE, from the coding sequence ATGGAAATCTCGCTCTACGATGCTGCTGTCAAAATAAGCCAGGCTGGGCGTCTGGTGCTGACGGCCCATATTCATCCCGATGGCGATTGCTTGGGTTCAATGTTGGCGCTTTATTCCTGTTTGCGTCGGACAGGTAAAGAAGTTACTATGCTGCTCGATGATGCTGTGCCAGCAATGTACCAATTTTTACCTGGATATGATGAAATACGTCGGCCGGTAACGTTTTATGACGGCGTTGAACTGTTAGTTGTCCTCGATGCTAGCGATGAAGAACGGATTGGGCGAGTCAAAGAAGTTGTAAAGGCGCCAATTTTAAATATTGATCATCATATTTCCAATACGAAGTTTGCTGATTACTGGTATGTGGACAGTCAGGCGGCGGCAACAGGAGAAATCGTTTTTGAACTGCTCAAAATGCTAAATTTACCGGTTGACGCCGTCGTGGCTTGCTGTCTTTTTACGGCTATTGCTACCGATTGTGGATTTTTCCGTTATGCAAATACAACGGCAACGACGCTGCGTTATGCTGCTGAGCTTGTAGAAAAAGGCGCTCAACCCCATATTATTTCTGAGAACCTGGAGACAAAGCCGCTAGATAGTATTGTTGCCCTTACGAAAGCGTTGGACACCCTAGAACTACATCATGACGGGCGAATTGCCGCGATAACCGTTGATACTTATGCTGACGGGGCGGAAAATACTGAGGGTTTTATCAACTACCCCCGCAACATTGAAGGCGTAGAGCTTGCTGTAATGTTTAAAGTTATTGATGAGGAGACAGTACGCGTTAGCTTCCGTTCCCGCAAGACCGATGTAAGCAAACTGGCCTTGTTATTTGGCGGAGGCGGTCACGCTCGTGCGGCTGGTTGCACGATACGGGGTTCTTTAACAGTTGTTAAAGACAAGGTTTTTCAAGCAGCCATCCGCGCCTTACAGGAGTGA
- the rbfA gene encoding 30S ribosome-binding factor RbfA: MGQLRVEKMQEFIKQEVSKIILTELKDPRIGFVTVTGVEVSGDLRYAKIFLSLMGSDEEKAETWAGLHRALGYIRTEIGRHLGIRHVPELSLHLDESLQYSARIQELLNKIKQEESQ, encoded by the coding sequence ATGGGACAGTTGCGCGTCGAAAAGATGCAGGAATTTATAAAACAGGAAGTCAGTAAAATCATTCTGACAGAACTTAAAGACCCACGCATTGGTTTCGTTACGGTTACCGGTGTCGAGGTATCCGGCGATTTACGCTATGCTAAAATTTTTCTCAGCCTCATGGGTTCCGATGAAGAAAAAGCGGAAACATGGGCCGGACTCCACAGAGCCTTGGGATACATTAGAACAGAGATTGGCAGACATCTTGGCATTCGGCACGTTCCCGAATTATCCTTGCACTTGGATGAATCGCTGCAGTACAGTGCGCGGATACAAGAATTGTTAAACAAAATCAAACAAGAAGAGAGTCAGTGA